The genomic interval TGCGGATCGCGCGCGCCTGCAGATTGTCGCCGCCAGTGAGGTGATCGGTATGGACGAGCGGCCATCGCAGGCGCTACGCGGCAAGCCGGACTCGTCGATGCGCATCGCCCTCGAACTGGTGCGCGACGGCAAGGCCCAGGCCTGCGTCAGTGCCGGCAACACCGGGGCGCTGATGGCGCTGTCACGCTTCGTGCTCAAGACCTTGCCGGGTATCGATCGGCCAGCCATGGTGGCGGCGATTCCCACCCAGGCGGGTTACTGTCAGTTGCTCGACCTCGGCGCCAACGTCGACTGCAGTGCAGAAAACCTCTATCAGTTCGCGGTGATGGGCTCGGTGGCCGCCCAGGCCCTGGGTGTGCATCGGCCGCGTGTGGCATTGCTTAACATCGGCACCGAGGACATCAAGGGTAATCAGCAGGTAAAGCTGGCGGCCACGCTGTTGCAGAACGCTCGCGGCCTCAACTATGTCGGTTTCGTCGAAGGGGATGGCCTGTACAGGGGTGAGGCGGACGTGGTGGTGTGCGACGGTTTTGTCGGCAACATCCTGCTCAAGTCCAGCGAGGGCTTGGCGACGATGATCGGTGCGCGCATCGAAAAACTGTTCAAGGGCGGTGCTTTTGCCCGGGTTGCCGGGGTCATGGCCATGCCGTTGCTCAAGCGCCTGCAGGCCGACCTGGCGCCGGCGCGGCACAACGGTGCGAGCTTTCTGGGGTTGCAGGGTATCGTCATCAAGAGCCATGGCTCGGCCGGCGTGCAGGGCTTCCAGAGCGCCATCCAGAGGGCGTTGATCGAAATTCAGGAAAACCTGCCGCAGCGC from Pseudomonas fortuita carries:
- the plsX gene encoding phosphate acyltransferase PlsX, with product MSAQIIAIDAMGGDFGPRSIVQASIACLSATPSLHLTLVGQPSLLEDLVSGLAAADRARLQIVAASEVIGMDERPSQALRGKPDSSMRIALELVRDGKAQACVSAGNTGALMALSRFVLKTLPGIDRPAMVAAIPTQAGYCQLLDLGANVDCSAENLYQFAVMGSVAAQALGVHRPRVALLNIGTEDIKGNQQVKLAATLLQNARGLNYVGFVEGDGLYRGEADVVVCDGFVGNILLKSSEGLATMIGARIEKLFKGGAFARVAGVMAMPLLKRLQADLAPARHNGASFLGLQGIVIKSHGSAGVQGFQSAIQRALIEIQENLPQRLHGRLEDLLP